A genomic window from Gossypium hirsutum isolate 1008001.06 chromosome D10, Gossypium_hirsutum_v2.1, whole genome shotgun sequence includes:
- the LOC107930738 gene encoding probable pectate lyase 4, whose protein sequence is MASLPYADVDSTQRAIAGQAEGFGRFAVGGLHGPLVTVTTLSDDGPGSLRDACRNPGPGWIVFKVSGTIRLSTYLSVGSHKTIDGRGERVKLTGKGLRLKECENVIVCNMEFEGGRGHDVDGIQVKPNSKHIWIDRCSFKDYDDGLIDITRGSTDITVSRCYFTQHDKTMLIGADPTHVGDRCIRVTIHHCFFDGTRQRQPRLRFGKVHLYNNYTRNWDIYAVCASVEAQIYSQCNIYEAGKKKKTFEFYTEKAGDREEASSGVIRSEGDLFLNGAQSCLLATSGGEGSVFHPSEYYKTWTMEAPSDSLKQVLQVCTGWQPVPRLLDHHK, encoded by the exons ATGGCATCGCTTCCGTACGCCGACGTGGACAGTACCCAAAGAGCAATCGCCGGTCAAGCCGAGGGCTTCGGCCGGTTCGCCGTCGGTGGTCTCCACGGCCCTCTAGTCACGGTCACCACTTTATCCG ACGACGGTCCGGGTTCTCTCCGAGACGCTTGCCGGAATCCGGGACCGGGTTGGATCGTGTTCAAAGTGTCGGGAACAATCCGATTATCGACGTACTTAAGCGTGGGCTCTCACAAGACAATTGATGGACGAGGCGAAAGGGTAAAGCTGACGGGGAAAGGGTTGAGATTGAAAGAATGTGAGAATGTGATTGTTTGTAATATGGAATTTGAAGGTGGAAGAGGACACGATGTTGATGGGATTCAAGTAAAGCCAAATTCGAAGCATATTTGGATCGATAGGTGTAGTTTTAAAGATTATGATGATGGCTTGATTGATATTACTAGAGGAAGCACTGACATCACTGTTTCTAG ATGTTACTTCACTCAACATGACAAGACAATGCTCATTGGAGCAGATCCTACTCATGTAGGAGATAGGTGCATCCGAGTGACGATCCACCATTGCTTCTTCGATGGAACTCGGCAAAGGCAACCTCGTCTTAGATTTGGGAAGGTTCATTTGTATAACAATTACACTCGAAACTGGGACATTTATGCTGTTTGTGCAAGTGTAGAAGCCCAG ATATATTCTCAATGCAACATATATGAAgcaggaaagaagaagaaaacttttGAGTTTTATACCGAGAAG GCAGGGGATAGGGAAGAGGCGAGTTCAGGTGTAATAAGATCGGAAGGAGACCTGTTTTTGAATGGTGCACAATCATGCTTATTAGCAACAAGCGGTGGGGAAGGAAGTGTGTTCCACCCAAGTGAATATTATAAAACATGGACAATGGAAGCTCCCTCGGACTCTTTGAAACAAGTTCTTCAAGTATGCACAGGTTGGCAACCTGTTCCTCGGCTTCTTGATCACCATAAGTGA
- the LOC107930739 gene encoding 60S ribosomal protein L35 — MARIKVHELRQKSKTDLLAQLKDLKAELALLRVAKVTGGAPNKLSKIKVVRLSIAQVLTVISQKQKSALREAYKKKKFLPLDLRPKKTRAIRRRLTKHQASLKTEREKKKEMYFPMRKYAIKV, encoded by the exons ATGG caAGGATCAAGGTTCATGAGTTGCGACAGAAATCAAAAACCGATCTTTTGGCTCAGTTGAAAGATCTCAAAGCTGAACTTGCTCTTCTTCGCGTTGCTAAAGTTACCGGTGGTGCACCTAACAAGCTTTCTAAGAT AAAGGTGGTGAGGCTGTCCATTGCTCAAGTTCTGACTGTAATCTCACAGAAGCAGAAGTCTGCATTGAGGGAGGCATACAAGAAGAAGAAATTCTTGCCTCTCGATCTCCGTCCCAAGAAGACCCGAGCTATCCGCAGAAGGCTTACCAAGCACCAG GCATCTTTGAAGACCGAAAGGGAGAAGAAGAAGGAAATGTACTTCCCAATGAGGAAGTATGCCATTAAGGTGTAG